The following are encoded in a window of Salinibacter ruber DSM 13855 genomic DNA:
- a CDS encoding DNA polymerase domain-containing protein, with product MSSPPAVNTPAPADATQSAADTALFGKDPMPRLVDVHPMMDRPSNEPARVRVYQRSEDFASIHEQEDTFFPFFFLSDFSLLADRYRNGDVHTATPLNGDNFYQYLLTFETWSDYWDALRQVEHRSDSDQQAPDELYRVGSPAQQYLMQTGRSCLLGMTLDDLHRLQLDIEVYSEGSFPNADRPDDKVIIVALSDNRGWDEVLHLRDGIGEEQLLQELVYVLQERDPDVIEGHNIFEFDLAYLLDRCALHGVDFAIGRDGSVPRTYDSSMRFAERTVDYPAVDIVGRHVIDTYFQVMSFDVFSRDLPDYSLKTAARYFDLAPEERTYIEGTEIAKAWRTDRATLLEYALDDVIETKRLAGHLSGSTFYLAQMLPMTYGSSARRGPAGKIESLFVREYLRRRHALPRSEWGSQSMGGYTDIFITGVLGPIVYADVESLYPSIMLNYDVQPSGDTLDLFPQLLERLTDLRLKTKQDMKDAEEEEVRSELDARQSSYKVLINCFDPETEVVTVDGIRHVEEIEVGDRVYSLNPDTGAVEIKPVTATQSQHYAGPMVEIKNQHTDFLVTPNHRFLTQRFTSGEYTDLEWETAGDMLGDRIRRRLPSLRSLPATQERPGPISLSAVCDRLAIEHKTGPRGIKELRRQARWQPEEYELTDWLRILGWFATEGTLYKSKARQYENGNVRGVSYQTTLCQKNDIGRSEIATLLNRTGITYSSDQNDHSFCSKVLYEILEAECGSDSFSKHLPPWIFQLGPKDLKIVFDTLMQGDSAANGDRFTTSSNQLAEDFIRLAMHIGRRAFHMPNDGSHRIQVNTVRGQRPTIKPKHRQQVDYDGMIHCLTVADNHTVLAGRNRKFNWTGQSFYGLLGFGLSAFNDFEEADRVARTGQQILRQLIDEIRARGGTVIEVDTDGVLFVPPEDVRGEQAEIDYTVSLTEAMPEGIRVGFDGRFKKMLSYKKKNYALLTYDDELKFKGSSLISRSNEPFGRDFVRKAIRRLLDHDVAGLHELYVDTRDKIVNSDWEGVERFARTETLKDTLEQYEADVEAGQRPRAATYELAKEKQNRTGKPVKKGDRITYYITGDDATVTAFKHCRRAEEWDPEDPDENTAYYLKRLDEFASKFEPFFDEADFRLVFSPEDLFGFSADGIEIQREEHASDYAEDQEDVPF from the coding sequence ATGTCGTCTCCGCCGGCCGTCAACACCCCCGCCCCCGCCGACGCGACCCAGTCGGCGGCGGACACGGCCCTGTTCGGGAAAGACCCCATGCCCCGCCTCGTGGACGTCCACCCGATGATGGACCGTCCGTCGAACGAGCCGGCTCGGGTGCGCGTCTACCAGCGGTCGGAGGACTTTGCCTCCATCCACGAGCAGGAGGACACCTTCTTTCCGTTTTTCTTCCTCTCCGACTTCTCGCTGCTCGCGGATCGGTACCGGAATGGGGACGTCCACACGGCCACGCCGCTCAACGGCGACAACTTCTACCAGTACCTGCTGACCTTCGAGACGTGGAGCGACTACTGGGACGCCCTCCGGCAGGTCGAACACCGATCGGACAGCGACCAGCAAGCGCCCGACGAGCTCTACCGGGTCGGGTCCCCCGCCCAGCAGTACCTCATGCAGACCGGGCGGTCGTGCCTTCTCGGCATGACGCTGGACGACCTGCACCGCCTGCAGCTCGACATTGAGGTGTACTCCGAGGGCAGCTTCCCCAACGCCGACCGCCCCGACGACAAGGTGATTATCGTGGCCCTCTCCGACAATCGGGGCTGGGACGAGGTGCTGCACCTCCGCGACGGGATCGGGGAGGAGCAGCTGCTCCAGGAGCTCGTCTATGTCCTCCAGGAGCGGGACCCGGACGTGATCGAGGGCCACAACATCTTCGAGTTCGACCTCGCCTACCTCCTCGACCGCTGCGCCCTGCACGGCGTCGACTTTGCCATTGGGCGCGACGGGTCGGTCCCCCGCACCTACGACTCCAGCATGCGCTTCGCGGAGCGGACGGTCGACTACCCGGCCGTCGACATCGTGGGGCGCCACGTCATCGACACCTACTTCCAGGTGATGTCCTTCGACGTGTTCAGCCGCGACCTCCCGGACTACAGCCTCAAAACGGCCGCCCGCTACTTCGACCTCGCCCCCGAGGAGCGCACCTACATCGAGGGCACCGAGATCGCCAAGGCCTGGCGCACCGACCGGGCGACGCTGCTGGAGTACGCGCTCGACGACGTGATCGAGACGAAGCGGCTGGCGGGCCACCTCTCCGGCTCCACCTTCTACCTCGCCCAGATGCTCCCGATGACCTATGGCTCGTCGGCGCGGCGCGGCCCTGCGGGCAAGATCGAGAGCCTCTTCGTGCGGGAGTACCTGCGCCGGCGCCACGCCCTGCCCCGCAGCGAGTGGGGCAGCCAGTCGATGGGCGGCTACACCGACATCTTCATCACGGGCGTCCTGGGCCCCATCGTCTACGCCGACGTGGAGAGCCTGTACCCGTCCATCATGCTCAACTACGACGTGCAGCCGTCCGGCGACACGCTGGACCTCTTCCCGCAGCTCCTGGAGCGGCTCACGGACCTGCGCCTGAAGACGAAACAGGACATGAAGGACGCCGAGGAGGAGGAAGTCCGCAGCGAGCTCGACGCACGGCAGAGCTCTTACAAGGTGCTCATCAATTGCTTCGACCCAGAGACAGAGGTCGTAACTGTCGATGGCATTAGGCACGTCGAGGAAATCGAGGTTGGAGACCGCGTCTACTCTCTCAATCCGGACACCGGCGCGGTCGAGATCAAGCCCGTCACAGCCACCCAGTCTCAGCACTACGCGGGCCCGATGGTCGAGATAAAAAACCAGCACACTGATTTTCTGGTTACCCCGAACCACCGGTTCCTAACACAGAGGTTCACGTCCGGTGAATACACGGACCTGGAGTGGGAAACGGCCGGCGACATGCTGGGGGACCGGATTCGTCGCCGTTTGCCCTCTCTCCGCTCACTTCCCGCTACTCAAGAGAGACCGGGTCCGATTTCTCTATCTGCCGTGTGCGATCGACTTGCGATTGAGCACAAAACAGGCCCGCGCGGCATCAAGGAGCTTCGTCGACAAGCACGCTGGCAGCCGGAAGAATACGAATTGACCGACTGGCTTCGCATTCTTGGGTGGTTCGCAACGGAAGGAACGCTCTACAAAAGCAAAGCGCGGCAGTATGAGAATGGAAATGTGCGCGGCGTCTCGTACCAGACGACCCTCTGCCAAAAAAACGACATAGGACGTTCTGAAATTGCGACCTTACTCAACCGGACAGGCATTACGTACAGCTCCGACCAGAACGACCACTCTTTCTGTTCGAAAGTGCTGTATGAAATCCTGGAGGCCGAGTGCGGATCGGACAGTTTCTCGAAGCACCTTCCCCCCTGGATCTTTCAGCTTGGGCCCAAGGACCTGAAGATTGTATTTGACACCTTGATGCAAGGGGATAGCGCCGCAAATGGGGATCGTTTCACAACCTCCAGCAATCAGTTGGCCGAAGATTTTATCCGCCTTGCAATGCACATAGGGCGTCGCGCCTTTCACATGCCGAATGATGGCAGCCACCGAATTCAAGTAAATACGGTTCGGGGCCAGCGCCCGACGATCAAGCCGAAGCATCGGCAACAGGTGGACTACGACGGAATGATCCACTGCCTGACCGTTGCTGACAACCACACGGTGCTCGCAGGGCGCAATCGTAAGTTCAACTGGACGGGTCAGAGCTTCTACGGCCTCCTCGGCTTTGGCCTCTCGGCCTTCAACGACTTCGAAGAGGCCGATCGCGTGGCGCGGACGGGGCAACAAATTCTGCGCCAGTTGATCGACGAAATCCGGGCGCGCGGCGGCACCGTGATCGAGGTCGACACCGACGGGGTCCTGTTCGTGCCCCCGGAGGACGTGCGGGGGGAGCAGGCCGAGATCGACTACACCGTGAGCCTGACGGAGGCCATGCCGGAGGGCATCCGCGTCGGGTTCGACGGGCGGTTCAAGAAGATGCTGTCGTACAAGAAGAAAAACTATGCCCTCCTCACCTACGACGACGAGTTGAAGTTTAAGGGCTCCTCCCTCATCTCCCGCTCCAACGAGCCGTTCGGGCGCGACTTCGTCCGGAAGGCCATCCGCCGCCTCCTCGACCACGACGTGGCGGGCCTGCACGAGCTCTACGTGGACACCCGCGACAAAATCGTCAACAGCGACTGGGAGGGCGTGGAGCGCTTCGCTCGCACCGAGACGCTCAAAGACACGCTGGAGCAGTACGAGGCCGACGTGGAGGCGGGCCAGCGCCCCCGCGCCGCCACCTACGAACTCGCCAAGGAGAAGCAGAACCGCACGGGCAAGCCCGTGAAGAAGGGCGACCGCATCACGTACTACATCACCGGCGACGACGCCACCGTCACGGCCTTCAAGCACTGCCGGCGGGCCGAGGAGTGGGACCCCGAGGATCCGGACGAGAACACCGCCTACTACTTGAAACGACTCGACGAGTTTGCGAGCAAGTTCGAGCCCTTCTTCGACGAGGCCGACTTCCGCCTCGTGTTCTCCCCCGAGGATCTGTTCGGCTTCTCCGCCGACGGAATCGAGATTCAGCGGGAGGAACATGCGTCCGACTACGCCGAGGATCAGGAGGATGTCCCTTTTTGA
- a CDS encoding nucleotide pyrophosphohydrolase, translated as MPDAPTPPASIEEAIARVTRFREARDWNQYHTPRHLSRAVAVEASELEEEFLWKDDRDVAEHLRSEEGRKAVEDEVGDVLISLLLFCERTGIDPLEALGAKLEKTKKKYPVEDA; from the coding sequence ATGCCCGATGCCCCCACGCCCCCGGCCTCCATCGAGGAGGCCATCGCCCGAGTCACCCGCTTCCGCGAGGCCCGCGACTGGAACCAATACCACACGCCACGCCACCTCTCACGGGCCGTGGCGGTGGAGGCGAGCGAACTGGAAGAGGAGTTTCTGTGGAAGGACGACCGTGACGTTGCGGAACATCTCCGGTCCGAGGAGGGCCGGAAGGCGGTCGAGGACGAGGTGGGGGACGTGCTGATCTCCCTCCTCCTCTTCTGTGAGCGGACGGGGATCGACCCGCTGGAGGCGCTCGGGGCGAAGCTGGAGAAAACGAAGAAGAAGTACCCTGTCGAGGACGCCTGA